One segment of Plasmodium vivax chromosome 14, whole genome shotgun sequence DNA contains the following:
- a CDS encoding hypothetical protein, conserved (encoded by transcript PVX_124075A), producing MNAMGKCPSRGCSPQSILFRSIPIRKNNHPLIHHVRKSPFYTSVAVHSFDMKANQQLLLSNAIPVSDETALLKGCLNFMRNFESFAAICCACSDPKNKVQLKKAIWFSSIGIEMRDFTHYCYEGDEGAQKGEAKRIFEELVKLECPVVLRDCNSVRVEPDVAPKKVVNSAKRMRYFFNISEVHTCRGCYQKNRCKRFLQKYAGEPDFSDFTRLMTGFYNISRAYTRRSEAGRSELRHVVEKVNYFHCALFYVYSYLLRHRHFNYSAVEEGNRSAILAYLRERRRNLLLLKSQRQQEKVMNIPREYSDVIVPTDKAKMKKRQRSVFERLQRFRRRSQLAEDEEKFIWVEEQEEEDVQEKDPPTEAYDQPLHSESMRTNELRNDLKDSLKDVAEEENSLVEIKDKNDPLPSFRFHYMMKEETAGTSKEPLNCNKMYNEYSSLLQKRERINLDDLDVNEEIIKAESLLFKIPEAVGGYTFINYVESQPNNFLFPINENLYKGIQVYKREELNLGDFWANVENEQLKIKRVGFYTPFNIKQNLEIAMQKKGALPRRAAAQEKDEEVTDLSDDLSSFQEYLNVRKRAEAKRRRGERRRMNLEDPPSYGASSPGDGPKNDHFEEGNDEDARFAYFKKLRKERLNGDAHEEVKEQFDNLYNRTYAAEGEPREAYHHTHHIRRRLADEEKGARGVTPEDIQEERRRLVQADRKEHKEQSFYFFKNVKFPELPSELSAEEGPNRGDKRRKNLNDQLKKYIRPRAQAEKRNSKVPELTEETIEAHCSSAKGSRSLEIMLKKKRKHFKGGANVEEH from the exons ATGAATGCAATGGGGAAATGCCCGTCAAGGGGCTGCTCGCCCCAAAGCATCCTGTTTAGAAGCATCCCCATAAGGAAGAACAACCACCCACTCATTCACCACGTGAGGAAGTCCCCCTTCTACACGTCGGTGGCTGTCCACAGCTTTGACATGAAAGCCAATCAGCAGCTGCTCCTGAGCAATGCCATCCCAGTGAGCGATGAAACGGCGCTGCTTAAGGGGTGCCTGAATTTCATGAGGAATTTCGAGAGCTTTGCCGCCATCTGTTGTGCTTGCAGCGACCCCAAGAATAAGGTGCAG CTGAAGAAGGCCATCTGGTTCTCCAGCATCGGCATCGAAATGCGCGACTTCACCCACTACTGCTACGAAGGAGATGAAGGGgcccaaaaaggagaagccaAAAGAATATTTGAAGAACTTGTCAAGCTGGAGTGCCCCGTAGTGCTGAGAGATTGCAACAG CGTCCGTGTGGAGCCCGATGTAGCCCCCAAAAAAGTGGTCAACTCGGCCAAGAGGATGAGATACTTCTTCAACATCTCGGAAGTTCAC aCGTGCCGAGGCTGCTACCAGAAGAACAGGTGCAAGCGCTTCCTGCAG AAATACGCAGGCGAACCGGACTTCTCCGATTTCACCCGATTGATGACCGGATTTTACAAC ATAAGCAGGGCCTACACGaggcgaagcgaagcggGCAGGTCGGAGCTCCGGCACGTTGTGGAAAAAGTGAACTACTTCCACTGCGCGCTCTTCTACGTGTACAGCTACCTCCTGAGGCACAGGCACTTTAACTATAGCGCG GTGGAGGAAGGGAACAGGAGCGCCATACTGGCCTACCTGAGGGAGAGGAGGCGAAACTTGCTGCTCCTGAAAAGTCAAAGGCAGCAGGAGAAGGTCATGAACATCCCCAGGGAGTACTCCGACGTGATCGTCCCCACGGACAAGGccaagatgaagaagaggcaGAGGAGCGTCTTCGAGCGGCTCCAGCGGTTTCGG AGACGGTCCCAACTGGCAGAGGACGAAGAGAAGTTCATTTGGGTggaggagcaggaggaggagg ACGTGCAAGAAAAGGACCCCCCAACCGAGGCGTACGACCAGCCACTCCACAGCGAATCGATGAGGACGAACGAGCTGAGGAACGATTTGAAGGACTCTCTGAAGGACGtcgcggaggaggaaaacaGCTTGGTCGAAATAAAAGACAAGAACGACCCCCTGCCTTCCTTCCGTTTCCACTACATGATGAAGGAGGAGACAGCTGGCACATCCAAGGAGCCTCTCAATTGCAACAAAATGTACAATGAGTACTCCAG CCTactccaaaaaagggagcgcATCAACTTGGACGACCTGGACGTGAACGAGGAGATAATCAAG GCCGAGAGCCTTCTCTTCAAAATCCCCGAGGCCGTCGGGGGATACACCTTTATAAACTACGTCGAGAGCCAGCCCAACAActtccttttccccattAATGAAAAC CTGTACAAGGGCATCCAAGTGTACAAACGGGAGGAACTCAATTTGGGCGACTTCTGGGCGAACGTCGAAAATGAGCAGCTCAAAATCAAAAGAGTTGGCTTCTACACCCCGTTCAACATAAAGCAG AATTTGGAGATAGCGATGCAGAAGAAGGGGGCCCTCCCCCGCAGGGCGGCTGCGCAGGAAAAGGACGAG GAAGTTACGGACCTATCAGAT GACCTATCGAGCTTCCAAGAGTACCTGAACGTCAGGAAAAGGGCAGaggcgaaaaggaggaggggaGAGAGAAGGCGCATGAATTTGGAGGACCCTCCATCCTAcggcgcttcttcccctggggATGGTCCAAAGAATGATCACTTTGAAGAAGGCAACGATGAGGATGCCCGCTTCGCCTACTTTAAG AAACTGAGGAAGGAGCGACTCAACGGAGACGCGCACGAAGAGGTGAAGGAGCAGTTCGACAACTTGTACAACCGGACGTACGCCG CCGAGGGGGAACCGCGCGAGGCCTACCACCACACGCACCACATAAGGAGGAGGCTGGCCGACGAGGAGAAAG GCGCGAGAGGGGTCACGCCGGAGGACATCCAAGAGGAACGGAGGCGTCTCGTGCAGGCGGATCGGAAGGAGCACAAG GAGCAgtcattttactttttcaaaaatgtgaagttCCCCGAGCTGCCCTCGGAGTTATCCGCAGAGGAGGGCCCCAACCGAGGAgacaaaaggaggaagaatcTAAATGATCAGCTTAAGAAGTACATCCGCCCCCGTGCACAGGCAGAG aaaCGGAACTCGAAGGTGCCGGAGCTGACCGAGGAAACGATCGAGGCGCACTGTTCTTCCGCCAAGGG ATCTCGAAGCTTGGAAATTatgttgaagaaaaaaaggaagcattTCAAAGGGGGCGCAAACGTAGAAGAACATtag
- a CDS encoding hypothetical protein, conserved (encoded by transcript PVX_124080A) translates to MNVVELLEKKHFKAIERSIKRRKLQKYFFALYRYNTLYKGKNKAVGKLWRDISSEGGEYLDTVNTFSFVNFKYVCDFVKRLGGERPPEWVDGQDGQHSLEWPHLPRTTLGDHIERDPQRVADLFLAQLFRVVGLHARAKRGSGSTRCGPPHNGSPADGDQQSITANAPLLTDIPFTNQKREFEILLSLVHPLVHNIYVANLVADVVVKSPRIDMDQCYMQLLLSVLLHLYKRNKDVLFFYFIIYKKWKGVRKNICNSVGMILEWEAIKFIKKKNKKDIHDFKCLRYFLLNLCDRSAIHRLLNYVFSFLRSLFFSNRPNNWEVDFWTYRRESNYYEFAFFLFLSVEDLCDEESVFFAPPLEGIKKLLLCEQETFGMDVYLLLHFIERCACELSVKLRLTLVSLIRCAGSPDLFRQHGESFFRAVLEPAGERLPDWQPLSGAQPMGEPLPNGKLPDGSLPGGIAPPEQRRIAQFVSTYLTGKDELIARTTKKEAFFNAPSIVKYIHVSCYNAVNNRREHLVKFDPLESERETSEAHPYEYNLHSDVSSYKGYLSSSVSGHTSRKYATLVSILLHMNLLRLSDLWSFTLTKLVENNVTFQLMNLLRLRGKGALLCLTVSSVLKVSYEAVQAYARGGCATGGLASGLGGGLGGGLTSGLTAGLTADLGCQPVAQPLPPRRALRKAVLEYATNESKLMDILCYLSMSVKKDLLKMPLIIIKVLFKNILKYLSKPIHDVKKSIRHYFDRMALRIIAYLFELMLIMSKWIYHQGEVQSMGHYRKKFHLFPVYFILIDVYVKFAERYSEKNNAVLPSLLSYSFVKGFLFLFDYPGGTSLMGGRGLSRGSKAEDTADSFLGGGHRGGKKSRLLRCARSGYPLTWRASGGWSGGGSQRGSPPPSCRLTQMDDMNMAKQSHHSYADLPQTEGKAKRRGVDLVQKESTFDEDHSQHIISITNRFIEANGNEVCCYFYTLLLFAIARIHTSVCYRYREINYLLILHVLPWKSCLHFCRRDSQLSCFFLQKWYECVHALLPEIAITQFSPKVGQEEGEEEEEDEEEEEGESGDDRFPFNFEDTRADDSSGGYPHVEASNGLYAQIVRARAAMKRLFLGDADENTTISPPDGAFIMGMESSLLRNCLLVSTLIEAIFMNGGGMPGCGAAGNGPTGNGPTGNGPTGNGPTGNGPTGNGPTPGADPAARPSNFAQVVRALLNEQLCAHYISVFQNPLNFFLRISPKCVELLVRHNCLGSLVGFVFAKLQSYLSLMPPRLCAEDFLPLNVEDITALQETAVAQLLLGQRGGVEVDGGEAVTLHEAGRRATPLFDDLSFFLKKMDALVKTLSAGSLQSLCESGFDAQSAFYLSFYIRPPTFHTVFHYLANNMMAITSDTFNLGDNANYYKQIHIREEEPVLKPFNILNKTAFYTQLVVFYLIINANNERMEVESYKKNLSSFFRGCLQGCFRPYVDEFVASIMPAMLQFYYFFPSLIPEVLGALGEVEMRREKELLCRQLARFEKRMRRVLEVSYVHSAQGGQREQHPQRIGAVHSAGV, encoded by the coding sequence ATGAACGTCGTGGAGCTGCTCgagaaaaaacattttaaggCCATAGAGAGGAGCatcaaaaggaggaagctgCAAAAGTATTTCTTCGCCCTTTACAGGTACAACACTTTGTAtaaggggaagaacaaagcTGTGGGGAAGCTCTGGAGGGACATTTCATCCGAGGGGGGAGAGTACCTCGACACGGTTAACACTTTCTCATTTGTGAACTTTAAATATGTGTGCGACTTTGTGAAGcggttggggggggagcgtcCGCCCGAATGGGTGGATGGGCAGGATGGGCAGCATTCATTGGAGTGGCCACACTTGCCGCGTACCACTCTGGGAGATCACATCGAGAGAGACCCCCAGAGAGTTGCGGATCTTTTCCTCGCGCAGTTGTTCCGTGTGGTGGGGCTGCACGCGAGGGCCAAGAGGGGGAGTGGCAGCACCAGGTGTGGACCGCCACACAACGGATCACCTGCAGATGGGGACCAACAAAGCATCACCGCGAACGCCCCCCTCCTAACTGACATTCCATTTACCAACCAAAAGAGGGAGTTCGAAATTTTGCTCAGCTTGGTGCACCCCCTTGTGCACAACATATACGTAGCGAACCTGGTGGCCGACGTGGTGGTGAAGTCCCCACGGATAGACATGGACCAGTGCTACATGCAGCTGCTCCTTTCCGTGTTGCTTCACCTGTATAAGAGAAACAAAGacgtcctctttttttattttattatatacaaaaagTGGAAGGGCGTGAGGAAAAACATTTGCAACAGTGTGGGAATGATACTCGAATGGGAAGCaatcaaatttattaaaaaaaaaaataaaaaggacaTCCACGATTTTAAGTGTTTGAGATACTTTCTCCTTAACTTGTGTGACCGTTCTGCCATTCATCGGCTGCTGAACTatgttttctcctttttgcgtagcctttttttttccaatcgTCCGAACAATTGGGAGGTGGATTTTTGGACTTACAGGAGAGAAAGCAACTATTACgagtttgccttttttcttttcctttccgttGAAGATTTGTGTGATGAAGAATCGGTgttttttgctcctcccctcGAAGGAATAAAGAAGTTACTCCTCTGTGAACAGGAAACCTTTGGGATGGACGTTTACTTGCTACTCCACTTCATCGAGAGATGTGCCTGCGAGCTTTCCGTCAAGCTGAGACTCACTTTGGTGTCCCTCATTCGGTGTGCCGGTTcgcctgacttgttcaggcagCACGGGGAGAGCTTCTTCCGCGCGGTGCTGGAGCCCGCGGGGGAGCGGCTCCCCGATTGGCAGCCACTGAGTGGGGCGCAGCCAATGGGTGAACCACTACCTAATGGGAAACTACCCGATGGGTCACTACCTGGTGGAATCGCCCCCCCGGAGCAGCGCCGCATCGCCCAGTTCGTTTCCACCTACCTGACCGGCAAGGACGAGCTAATCGCGCGCACCACGAAGAAGGAGGCCTTCTTCAACGCCCCGAGCATCGTCAAGTACATCCACGTGAGTTGCTACAACGCCGTTAACAATAGGAGGGAGCACCTCGTGAAGTTTGACCCCCTGGAGAGTGAGAGAGAAACCAGCGAGGCACACCCCTATGAATACAACCTACACAGCGATGTGAGTAGTTACAAGGGATATCTATCGTCCAGCGTTAGTGGGCACACGAGCAGGAAATACGCAACCCTGGTGTCTATCCTCCTGCACATGAATCTACTTCGCTTGAGTGACTTGTGGAGCTTCACGCTTACCAAGTTGGTGGAGAATAATGTTACCTTCCAGTTGATGAACCTGCTGAGGCTGCGGGGGAAGGGCGCGCTCTTGTGCCTCACCGTTTCGAGCGTCCTCAAGGTGAGTTACGAGGCTGTGCAGGCCTACGCGCGGGGGGGCTGCGCAACTGGCGGTTTGGCTAGCGGTTTGGGGGGCGGCTTGGGTGGCGGCCTGACTAGCGGCTTGACTGCCGGCTTGACTGCGGATTTGGGCTGCCAGCCGGTCGCCCAACCACTCCCCCCGCGGCGCGCGCTGAGGAAGGCCGTGCTGGAGTACGCGACCAACGAGAGCAAGCTGATGGACATCCTGTGCTACCTCTCGATGAGCGTCAAGAAGGACCTCCTCAAGATGCCCCTAATCATTATAAAggtcctttttaaaaacattctTAAGTACCTCTCCAAGCCCATACATGACGTGAAGAAGAGCATTAGGCACTACTTCGATCGAATGGCCCTAAGGATAATTGCCTACCTCTTTGAGCTAATGCTCATAATGTCCAAATGGATTTACCATCAAGGGGAGGTGCAGTCCATGGGGCACTACCGAAAGAAGTTCCACCTCTTCCCCGTCTACTTCATTTTGATAGACGTATATGTTAAGTTCGCCGAGAGGTACAGCGAGAAGAACAACGCTGTTTTGCCATCCCTCCTAAGTTACAGTTTTGTGAAAGGCTTTCTTTTCCTATTTGACTACCCTGGTGGGACGTCCCtcatgggggggaggggtctCTCCAGGGGGAGCAAAGCTGAGGATACTGCTGATTCGTTCCTTGGTGGGGGTCATCGGGGTGGGAAGAAGAGCCGCCTGCTGAGGTGCGCAAGAAGCGGTTATCCCCTCACTTGGAGGGCTAGCGGCGGATGGAGCGGTGGCGGCAGCCAGAGGGGaagccccccccccagttgCAGATTAACCCAGATGGATGACATGAACATGGCGAAGCAGAGCCACCACAGCTACGCGGACCTGCCGCAGACAGAGGGGAAAGCAAAGAGAAGAGGCGTCGACTTGGTGCAGAAGGAGAGTACATTTGATGAAGACCATTCGCAACACATCATCTCCATCACGAACAGATTTATTGAGGCAAATGGGAACGAAGTGTGCTGCTACTTTTACACTCTCCTGCTGTTTGCCATTGCTCGAATCCACACGTCCGTCTGCTACAGATACCGGGAGATAAACTACCTGCTCATTCTGCACGTCCTTCCGTGGAAGAgctgtttacatttttgcagaagGGACTCTCAACTGAGTTGTTTCTTCTTGCAAAAGTGGTATGAATGTGTGCATGCGTTGTTGCCAGAAATTGCCATCACGCAGTTTTCCCCCAAGGTGGgccaagaagaaggagaagaggaggaggaagatgaagaagaggaggagggggagagtGGAGACGACCGCTTCCCTTTTAACTTTGAAGACACACGCGCAGATGACTCCTCGGGGGGGTACCCCCATGTGGAGGCTTCAAACGGGTTGTACGCCCAAATTGTGAGGGCCAGAGCAGCTATGAAGAGACTTTTCCTTGGCGATGCGGATGAGAACACAACGATTAGCCCCCCGGATGGGGCATTCATCATGGGGATGGAGAGCTCTCTGCTGAGGAACTGCCTACTCGTGAGTACCCTCATCGAGGCGATCTTCATGAATGGGGGGGGCATGCCTGGATGCGGTGCGGCGGGGAATGGTCCAACTGGGAATGGTCCAACGGGGAATGGTCCAACGGGGAATGGTCCAACTGGGAATGGTCCAACGGGGAATGGCCCCACTCCCGGCGCGGACCCCGCTGCGCGCCCGAGCAACTTCGCCCAAGTGGTGAGGGCCCTGCTGAACGAGCAGCTGTGCGCGCACTACATCTCCGTTTTCCAGAACCCCTTGAATTTCTTCCTGAGGATTTCGCCCAAGTGTGTGGAGTTGCTGGTGAGGCACAACTGCCTGGGTAGCCTGGTGGGGTTTGTCTTTGCCAAGCTGCAGAGCTACTTGTCGCTGATGCCGCCGCGGCTGTGCGCGGAGGACTTCCTGCCGCTGAACGTGGAGGACATCACGGCCCTGCAGGAGACGGCCGTGGCGCAGCTGCTGCTGGGTCAGCGCGGGGGGGTAGAAGTAGATGGGGGCGAGGCAGTCACGCTGCACGAAGCGGGAAGGAGAGCCACGCCTCTCTTCGACGACCTCAGCTTCTTCCTCAAGAAAATGGACGCGCTGGTGAAGACGCTGAGCGCGGGCAGCCTGCAGAGCCTTTGCGAATCCGGGTTCGACGCGCAGAGCGCCTTCTACCTCTCCTTCTACATCCGCCCCCCCACCTTCCACACCGTGTTTCACTACCTGGCAAACAACATGATGGCCATCACGAGCGACACCTTCAACCTGGGGGACAATGCCAATTACTATAAGCAAATACACATAAGGGAGGAGGAGCCCGTTCTGAAGccttttaatattttaaataagacGGCCTTCTACACACAACTGGTTGTATTTTACTTAATTATAAATGCTAATAACGAAAGAATGGAGGTGGAAAGCTATAAGAAGAACTTGAGCTCCTTCTTTAGGGGCTGCCTGCAGGGATGCTTCAGACCCTACGTGGATGAATTCGTCGCGTCCATTATGCCTGCCATGCTGCAGTTTTACTACTTCTTCCCGTCTCTTATCCCCGAGGTGTTGGGAGCCCTGGGCGAGGTTGAGAtgaggagggagaaggagCTGCTGTGCAGGCAGCTGGCGCGGTTCGAGAAGCGCATGCGCCGGGTGCTCGAGGTGTCCTACGTGCACAgtgcgcagggggggcagcggGAGCAGCACCCGCAGCGGATTGGCGCTGTGCACTCTGCTGGCGTGTGA